Proteins from one Panulirus ornatus isolate Po-2019 chromosome 44, ASM3632096v1, whole genome shotgun sequence genomic window:
- the LOC139762788 gene encoding uncharacterized protein, with product MGSWIIKYDGRAYLCLPRDARTHARTHARTHGRLRPTVSDVTVWVDHHPPPWLTRDTRPSRDTHPSRDIQTSQGPQASRDTHLSKDTQVSWSIEPSHNTHPSRDTHPSQDTRLSQDTRPSQDTRPSQDTRPSQDTRPSLDTRPSQDTRPSQDTRPSQDTHPSQDTRPSQDTHPSQDTRPSQDTHPSQDTHPSQDTRPSQDTRLSRNTQPSPDAQPLQDTQPSRDIQPSLDTYPSQDTQPSQDAQPLQDTQPSRDIQPSLDTYPSQDTQPSQDAQPLQDTQPSQDTQPSRDIQPSRDTQPSQDTQPSRDTQPSQDTQPSQDTQPSRDTQPSRDTQPSQDTQPSQDTQPSRDTQPSQDTQHSKDVQLLRDIQPSRDIQSSLDSQLSQDTVTSQNAQPSQDTQPSRDTQPSRDTQPSRDIQPSRDTQPSQDTQPSQDTQPSQDTQPLPKALPSWDTQSSRNIRQSRDIQPSQDVHLLRDILPS from the exons ATGGGGTCGTGGAttattaagtacgacg GCCGCGCCTACCTCTGCCTGCCGCgagacgcgcgcacgcacgcacgcacgcacgcacgcacgcacggacgcctGAGACCCACAGTGTCGGATGTGACTGTGTGGGTtgaccaccaccccccaccctggCTGACGCGGGACACCCGCCCGTCACGGGACACCCACCCGTCACGGGACATCCAAACGTCACAAGGCCCCCAGGCGTCACGGGACACCCATCTGTCTAAGGACACTCAGGTATCATGGAGCATCGAACCCTCTCACAACACTCACCCGTCGCGGGACACCCACCCGTCACAGGACACCCGCCTGTCACAGGACACCCGCCCGTCACAGGACACCCGCCCGTCACAGGACACTCGCCCGTCACAGGACACCCGCCCGTCACTGGACACCCGCCCGTCACAGGACACCCGCCCGTCACAGGACACCCGCCCGTCACAGGACACCCACCCGTCACAGGACACCCGCCCGTCACAGGACACCCACCCGTCACAGGACACTCGCCCGTCACAGGACACCCACCCGTCACAGGACACCCACCCGTCACAGGACACTCGCCCGTCACAGGACACCCGCCTGTCACGGAACACCCAGCCGTCACCGGACGCCCAGCCGTTACAAGACACCCAGCCGTCACGGGACATCCAGCCGTCACTGGACACCTACCCGTCACAGGACACCCAGCCGTCACAGGACGCCCAGCCGTTACAAGACACCCAGCCGTCACGGGACATCCAGCCGTCACTGGACACCTACCCGTCACAGGACACCCAGCCGTCACAGGACGCCCAGCCGTTACAAGACACCCAGCCGTCACAGGACACCCAGCCGTCAAGGGACATCCAGCCGTCAAGGGACACCCAGCCGTCACAGGACACCCAGCCGTCAAGGGACACCCAGCCGTCACAGGACACCCAGCCGTCACAGGACACCCAGCCGTCACGGGACACCCAGCCGTCAAGGGACACCCAGCCGTCACAGGACACCCAGCCGTCACAGGACACCCAGCCGTCAAGGGACACCCAGCCGTCACAGGACACCCAGCATTCAAAGGACGTCCAACTGTTACGGGACATCCAACCGTCACGGGACATTCAGTCATCGCTTGACAGCCAGCTGTCACAGGACACCGTGACGTCACAGAACGCCCAGCCGTCACAGGACACCCAGCCGTCAAGGGACACCCAGCCGTCAAGGGACACCCAGCCGTCAAGGGACATCCAGCCGTCAAGGGACACCCAGCCGTCACAGGACACCCAGCCGTCACAGGACACCCAGCCGTCACAGGACACCCAGCCATTACCGAAGGCCCTCCCGTCATGGGACACCCAATCGTCACGGAACATCCGGCAGTCAAGGGACATCCAGCCGTCACAGGACGTCCACCTGTTACGAGACATCCTACCGTCATAA